A window from Pseudomonas sp. MRSN 12121 encodes these proteins:
- a CDS encoding DsbA family protein produces MSAATLHYIYDPLCGWCYGAKPLVQAAQAVLPVVAHGGGMMTGRNCQPVSPQLRDYVIPHDRRIAEYTGQPFGEAYFEGLLRDHSAIFDSAPPIAAVLAAQALAGRGLELLGRLQTAHYVEGRRIADVEVLLALAGELGFERAEFEEAFEYAAANSLNEHIKASRGLLARVGGQGFPTLVLEQDGQFQLVDISPWLGKPQAFADWLREAFGTPAGEVAPGLQACGLNGCAL; encoded by the coding sequence TCTGTGCGGCTGGTGCTATGGCGCCAAGCCGCTGGTGCAGGCCGCCCAGGCGGTGCTGCCGGTGGTGGCCCATGGCGGCGGCATGATGACCGGGCGCAACTGCCAGCCGGTTTCGCCGCAATTGCGCGATTACGTGATACCCCACGATCGGCGCATCGCCGAGTACACCGGGCAGCCGTTCGGCGAGGCCTATTTCGAAGGGCTGCTGCGCGACCATTCGGCGATCTTCGACTCGGCCCCGCCGATTGCCGCGGTGCTGGCGGCGCAGGCCCTCGCCGGGCGCGGCCTGGAACTGCTCGGGCGGTTGCAGACCGCGCACTACGTCGAAGGGCGGCGGATTGCCGATGTCGAGGTGCTGCTGGCGCTGGCCGGGGAGCTGGGTTTCGAACGCGCCGAGTTCGAGGAGGCGTTCGAGTACGCCGCGGCGAACAGCCTGAACGAACACATCAAGGCCAGCCGCGGTTTGTTGGCCCGGGTCGGCGGCCAGGGTTTCCCGACCCTGGTCCTGGAGCAGGACGGCCAGTTCCAGCTGGTCGACATCAGCCCCTGGCTGGGCAAGCCGCAAGCGTTCGCCGACTGGCTGCGCGAGGCCTTCGGCACGCCCGCCGGCGAAGTCGCGCCCGGGCTGCAGGCCTGTGGCCTCAACGGTTGCGCCCTCTGA
- a CDS encoding nuclear transport factor 2 family protein — translation MDNLALIKSTYEGANSQENARNTAAALAADARWTEAAGFPYAGTYVGFEAIVENVFKRLATEWEGFAFTVEDYVAQGDKVFAYGHYSGIYKATGKPLNARVAHLWTLKDGKVTHFEQFVDSHTVQLAIKDR, via the coding sequence ATGGATAACCTGGCACTGATCAAAAGCACCTACGAAGGGGCCAACTCCCAGGAAAACGCGCGCAACACCGCCGCGGCCCTGGCCGCCGACGCGCGCTGGACCGAAGCGGCGGGGTTTCCCTATGCCGGCACCTACGTCGGTTTCGAGGCCATCGTGGAGAACGTCTTCAAGCGCCTGGCCACCGAGTGGGAGGGGTTCGCCTTCACGGTCGAGGACTATGTGGCCCAGGGCGACAAGGTATTCGCCTACGGCCACTACAGCGGCATCTATAAGGCTACCGGCAAACCGCTGAACGCCCGGGTCGCGCATTTGTGGACGCTGAAGGACGGCAAGGTCACGCACTTCGAACAGTTCGTCGACAGCCATACCGTGCAATTGGCTATCAAGGATCGCTGA
- a CDS encoding OprD family porin has product MLNKRIGLIALGILSATQAMANDQAESKGFVEDSSLKILLRNAYINRDKKDGNHDQREWGQAAIGTFSSGFTQGTVGVGVDAFGLYALRLDKGSHSGGQGIDFFKPSEGGNKSPAGDLAKAGAAVKFRLSNTVLTYGDQMPALPVLSYDNGRLLPESYTGTLITSKEIKGLVLDAGRFTAESRKSAEGRDSGGLKSINVLGGSYQFTDQFKGSLYASDVEDVLKKQYVNLNYVFPLATDQSLAFDFNGYRTKLDKSYADFKSAGGQDNKIWSLAATYATGPHSFTLAHQRSTGDSHLGYAYGGYQKEQRRVGDGGNTIYLANSYWSDFNAEDERSWQLGYGLDFGAFGVPGLTYNLAYVRGDNITTSTSTGGTEREIFNQFKYVVQSGPAKDLSVKVRSSILRVSQKSSEYNDSGNELRVFVDYPINVF; this is encoded by the coding sequence ATGTTGAACAAGCGGATCGGTTTGATCGCACTGGGGATTCTGAGCGCTACTCAAGCCATGGCTAACGACCAGGCTGAGTCCAAGGGGTTTGTCGAAGACAGCAGCCTGAAAATCCTGCTGCGCAACGCCTACATCAATCGCGACAAGAAAGACGGCAACCACGACCAGCGTGAATGGGGCCAGGCGGCGATCGGCACCTTCTCGTCGGGCTTCACCCAAGGCACTGTGGGCGTGGGCGTCGACGCCTTCGGCCTGTACGCCTTGCGCCTGGACAAAGGCAGCCACAGCGGCGGCCAGGGCATCGACTTCTTCAAGCCAAGCGAAGGTGGCAACAAGTCGCCAGCCGGCGACCTGGCCAAGGCCGGCGCCGCGGTCAAGTTCCGCCTGTCCAACACCGTGCTGACCTACGGTGACCAGATGCCGGCCCTGCCGGTGCTGAGCTACGACAATGGTCGCCTGCTGCCGGAAAGCTACACCGGTACCCTGATCACCTCCAAAGAGATCAAGGGCCTGGTGCTGGACGCCGGTCGTTTCACCGCCGAATCGCGCAAGAGCGCCGAAGGTCGTGACAGCGGTGGCCTGAAGTCGATCAACGTGCTGGGCGGCAGCTACCAGTTCACCGACCAGTTCAAGGGCTCGCTGTACGCTTCCGACGTCGAAGACGTGCTGAAGAAGCAGTACGTGAACCTGAACTACGTGTTCCCGCTGGCCACCGACCAGTCGCTGGCCTTCGACTTCAACGGCTACCGCACCAAGCTGGACAAGTCCTATGCCGACTTCAAGAGCGCCGGCGGCCAGGACAACAAGATCTGGAGCCTGGCGGCCACTTACGCCACCGGCCCGCACTCGTTCACCCTGGCACACCAGCGCAGCACCGGCGACAGCCACCTGGGCTACGCCTACGGCGGCTACCAGAAAGAGCAGCGACGCGTCGGCGATGGTGGCAACACCATCTACCTGGCGAACTCCTACTGGTCCGACTTCAACGCCGAAGACGAGCGCAGCTGGCAGTTGGGTTACGGCCTGGACTTCGGCGCCTTCGGCGTACCGGGCCTGACCTACAACCTGGCTTACGTGCGTGGCGACAACATCACCACCTCCACGTCCACCGGCGGCACCGAGCGCGAAATCTTCAACCAGTTCAAGTACGTGGTCCAGAGCGGTCCGGCCAAGGACCTGAGCGTGAAGGTACGCAGCTCGATCCTGCGCGTGTCGCAGAAGTCCAGCGAATACAACGACAGCGGCAACGAGCTGCGTGTGTTCGTCGACTACCCGATCAACGTGTTCTGA
- a CDS encoding MbcA/ParS/Xre antitoxin family protein, giving the protein MTVPSTVQAVPHDLETPEASRVALKFFFNLMQLWGCSAEQQRTLLGKVGNTTLYKYKQLPANVRLPHDTLERISYLMGIHKALSIIFSNSRERAYQWVSSPNTAAPFNGRTALDYMLAGRVVDIADVRRYLDGVRG; this is encoded by the coding sequence ATGACCGTCCCGTCCACCGTCCAGGCCGTTCCCCATGACCTGGAGACGCCAGAAGCCAGCCGAGTCGCGCTGAAGTTCTTTTTCAACCTCATGCAGCTCTGGGGTTGCAGTGCCGAGCAGCAGCGCACCCTGCTGGGCAAGGTCGGCAATACCACGCTGTACAAGTACAAGCAGCTGCCGGCCAATGTGCGCCTGCCCCACGACACCCTGGAACGCATCTCCTACCTGATGGGCATTCACAAGGCGCTGAGCATCATCTTCAGCAACAGCCGCGAACGCGCCTATCAGTGGGTCAGCAGCCCGAACACGGCCGCGCCGTTCAATGGCCGGACCGCGCTCGACTACATGCTCGCCGGCCGCGTGGTGGATATCGCCGACGTGCGTCGCTACCTCGACGGTGTGCGCGGCTGA
- a CDS encoding RES family NAD+ phosphorylase: protein MAPQQVLPAWPRAYRIVNSCFPPISLFEDVLDPEDLQTAYALEALTNDRLREQAGELSRVLPEDRVAGPGSTPVMAAFTHVGKASRFTDGSYGVYYAASSQAAAISETCYHQERFLAATNEPDLELTMRTYVNQVLQPLHDIRSGHPQLHDPDPTRYGAAQAFARELRDARSWGLLYNSVRLDGHECIAAFRPPAVSIPKQGKHLRYVWNAGSKRISFVFEVSEV from the coding sequence ATGGCGCCGCAACAGGTGTTGCCGGCATGGCCGCGGGCCTACCGGATCGTCAACAGCTGCTTTCCGCCGATCAGTCTGTTCGAGGACGTGCTCGACCCCGAGGACCTGCAAACCGCCTACGCCCTGGAAGCCCTGACCAACGACCGCCTGCGCGAACAGGCCGGCGAGCTGTCGCGGGTGCTGCCCGAGGACCGCGTCGCGGGCCCGGGCTCGACGCCGGTCATGGCCGCCTTCACCCACGTTGGCAAGGCCAGCCGTTTCACCGACGGTAGTTACGGGGTGTACTACGCCGCCAGCAGCCAGGCCGCAGCCATCTCCGAAACCTGCTACCACCAGGAGCGGTTCCTCGCCGCGACCAACGAGCCGGACCTGGAGCTGACCATGCGCACCTACGTCAACCAGGTGCTCCAGCCCCTGCACGACATCCGCAGCGGTCACCCGCAATTGCACGACCCCGACCCCACCCGCTATGGCGCCGCCCAGGCCTTCGCCCGCGAACTGCGCGACGCCCGCTCCTGGGGCCTGCTGTACAACAGCGTGCGCCTCGACGGCCACGAATGCATCGCCGCCTTCCGCCCGCCGGCGGTGTCGATCCCCAAGCAGGGCAAGCACCTGCGCTACGTGTGGAATGCCGGCAGCAAGAGGATTTCGTTTGTGTTCGAGGTGAGTGAGGTGTGA
- a CDS encoding cytochrome c family protein, with amino-acid sequence MKNTIAMTLALLLNLLSFHALADAAGDAEAGGKLFKRICGGCHNIGPSVRSSFGPQLNGVVGRTAGSVADYQYSEAMKSSGIVWTRDKLVAYLEDPKGVVPGTRMIFWGLSDQEKIDNLLAYLQTFQAQ; translated from the coding sequence ATGAAAAACACCATCGCCATGACCCTGGCGCTGCTGCTCAACCTGCTGTCATTCCATGCCCTGGCGGATGCCGCGGGTGATGCCGAGGCCGGGGGCAAGTTGTTCAAGCGGATCTGCGGTGGCTGCCACAATATCGGGCCTTCGGTGCGCAGTTCCTTCGGGCCACAGCTCAATGGCGTTGTCGGGCGCACGGCGGGGAGCGTGGCGGACTATCAGTATTCCGAGGCGATGAAGTCGTCCGGCATCGTCTGGACCCGCGACAAGCTGGTGGCCTACCTCGAAGATCCGAAGGGCGTGGTGCCCGGCACGCGGATGATTTTCTGGGGGCTGAGCGATCAGGAGAAGATCGATAATCTGCTGGCTTATTTGCAGACCTTCCAGGCGCAATAA
- a CDS encoding FkbM family methyltransferase, with amino-acid sequence MTFISYAQNFEDIRLWRALKHVENGFYIDVGANHPTDDSVTRAFYDRGWSGINVEPVPAYYEALRQQRPRDTNLQCAAGDNAEALTFYSIADTGLSTLDPAMARQHRDAGMQVQTQTVSSRTLSDICAAHVTGPIHFLKIDVEGHEETVLRSMDFNRWRPWILLIETPWERNQTWETLVSEAGYHPVVFDGINTFYLAEEHLNLKGAFDIPPCNLDEFQFNPGHRFVAPATELEQALLAERQRADRAEAQLHALRNSRSWRAIEKLRKVLVRG; translated from the coding sequence GTGACGTTCATTTCTTATGCACAGAATTTCGAAGACATCCGCCTGTGGCGCGCGCTCAAGCACGTGGAAAACGGCTTCTATATCGATGTCGGCGCCAACCATCCCACCGACGACTCGGTCACCCGCGCCTTTTACGACCGCGGCTGGAGCGGGATCAATGTCGAGCCGGTCCCCGCTTACTACGAAGCCCTGCGCCAGCAACGCCCCCGCGACACCAACCTGCAATGCGCCGCCGGCGACAACGCCGAGGCCCTGACCTTCTACAGCATCGCCGACACCGGCCTGTCCACCCTCGACCCGGCCATGGCCCGGCAGCACCGGGACGCCGGCATGCAGGTACAGACCCAGACCGTCAGCTCGCGCACCCTGAGCGATATTTGCGCGGCCCACGTCACCGGACCCATCCACTTCCTCAAGATCGACGTCGAAGGCCACGAAGAAACCGTGCTGCGCAGCATGGACTTCAACCGCTGGCGGCCCTGGATCCTGCTGATCGAAACCCCATGGGAACGCAACCAGACCTGGGAAACCCTGGTCAGCGAGGCCGGCTACCACCCGGTGGTGTTCGACGGCATCAACACCTTCTACCTGGCCGAGGAACACCTGAACCTCAAGGGCGCCTTCGATATCCCGCCGTGCAACCTCGACGAGTTCCAGTTCAACCCCGGCCACCGCTTCGTCGCCCCCGCCACCGAGCTGGAACAGGCCCTGCTCGCCGAACGCCAGCGCGCCGACCGTGCCGAAGCGCAACTGCACGCCCTGCGCAACAGCCGCTCCTGGCGCGCCATCGAAAAACTCAGAAAAGTGCTGGTCCGCGGCTGA